AACATGATTTTCAGTGTTCTTCTGACCTGGTTCATACATGGGTGAAAATAAACATATGTGCTTACTAGCAAATTCTTAAACAGGCTTAGCTTTGATTGAGGGAAGTGATTGCCCCTTATATTCTCTAGGCTCCAAAGTAATGGTTACATTTAAGACATTCCCACTGAAGTGTTCACAACCCAAGATGTGTTACTAAGTTCCTTCCAGGGATAAATTATCACAGGAGGGATTCCCCCTGGTTCTCTGATGATCTTCCTTTTAGGAATGAATAGAGCAGCTGGCAGAGTGAACTGAGGGTCTGTGGATACTAATTCTTCAGTGGCTTTCCAAGACTGTAGGATCCCAGAGTACCTCAGCTGTTCTCTCTACATTCTAAATACGGATTTCAGCACAGTTTAAGTCAGTGGGTGAAAGCGGAAGAACTATGTCCAATGTCGTCATCATGCTAAAGATTTCAACTAAAAACATGATATGTAAAGTTTTCCCAAGGCACAGATAGTAAACGGAAGAGCATACAAAGGATTTCTATTTTATACCTCACAGTACAGCAAACCTTCCATGATattaaatttacattcccataaaTACATCTCTCACCCATAACCACATATAAATAGAACAAAAGGCACTCTAGAAACTTACGACGTATTATATGTAGAGTTGTCTGTCCACTTCCAAGCATGATGTGATGATTCTCTGCTAAGGCCAATCCAATGGTCAAAAGGGCCTTTGTATCTTTTGAGAAAGTTCTATTATaaaacacagaaagcaaaaacacATGTCTCCTTCATGTTACCCTTGAGTCCTCTTCCCCTCAGCCTTCTCTCCTTGGATGACAGCTGGTAAGACTGAGAAGCTTAGACACTGAAGGGAGAAGACTAGTCCCTAGTTCTCAGCTTAAGTCACTCAAGTGTCTCTGATCCTAAATTACATTAAAGTGATCACACATCTCAATTTGACTGGGAAAGTCCCAGGTTCTGCCTGTGGTGCCAACATAATACTGTCACTTCCAGCGTAATATTGTCACTTTCACTCCCCAAAATGTCCCACTTTGGGTGATAAATTGCATGATTACCAGACTTCTTTTTACAATGGGAGCAATATACCTAATTTGAAGGTTAACCATGAGGATTACATGAGAGAATGTGTCTAAATTGTCTCACAGGGTTCCAGGTAGAGAACATACCCAGGAAATATCAGGCACTAATATGCACTCTGAGCCCCCAAGCCTGCCTGGAATGggattcttcctcttttttcagCTGTCACCCTGTGCAGCCTACATCCTTATCAGGGGCTAAGTATTCAACAAAGAACATGATCCAAAAATATTTCTTACCAGCTCCTCCTCGGTTTCAAACTGAGCAAGAACAGCTTCACGTGAAGTACAAAATGTCTGACTgaatgtccaattctttgagtcttcagaaaaattaaaacacttaCACCCAAATCCAATCCATCCTTTTGGGCAGAGGACATACAGAACGTGTGAGTCTGGCTTTCTGCTGCTCACTAAAAGTTGAACATAGTGAAGCATAACAAATAAATTTTCTCATCCCTTTTATTACTTTTCACTTACCATCCTGAGGTCTGTCTTTTTAACATATGCATgtcttaatatatacatatatacatgtgtgtatatgtatatgtaggtaCAGTATAACTAAATTCCAAAATGAGGGGTTTGAAGAAAAGCATGCCAAAGAACAACTAGACTCTTGTACTTTTATGGCCTTGGCTAacagcattttgtttttctcaaaacCTGAACAGGGGCTACTTTCTATAGGTAGACAGATTATTAGAAATATCTTCCAAGTCCAAACTCGTCTGTTTTTCCCaaagaatagtttttttttatatgtatgtTGGCACCATTCATTACATATAGATTTGTGGAACCAGCTCTCTGCTGCTCACTAAAAGTTGGACAGACACAGTGAACATAACAAATAAATGTTCTTATCCCTTTTACCTATTATGCCACTTACCATCCTGAGGTtggtcttttcttattttttcgaattatgtatgtatatacatatacacacacaggtatTCATATATGTAAGTACAGCAAAACTAAATTCCAAAATGAGGAGTTTGAAGAAAAACATGGCCAAATATAAACTAGACTCTTGTACTTTATGGCTCTGCAaatagcattttgtttttcttaaaagctCTATAGGACCTACTTTCCATAGGCAGACAGATTATCAGAAACGTCTTCCATGTCCAATGCGTCTGTTTATCAGAATGCAGttttatttcatatgtattttgGCACCATTCAGTAcataatttcatattattttgctTCCAGAGTCACATTCTCAAGTGCTTGTCTATGTACTAAACACTCTCTATGGATGCCACCCAACTCTGGGTTATATGCAGAATTGCTGAGCTGTAATGCACTTCCAACTGATATTTCTAATGCCTCTTGAAATGCTACCAGCTTTAACCACTTATAAAACACCAACTGCTACTCACTGTGTGGAAATGTGATTGTACTTTACTGCTTTCCGAAACAGCAGACTTTTCCGagatctattttctctttttggtttcTTGGAGAATGCAATATTGAGATCTGTGGTCACTTGCAGAGTGCAAGCTAGTGGTAGTTGATTTTCCTAAATGATTTTATTAGCTTGAGAGTTTGTCTTGGAAAGAATGTTCTGTGAAAactaatatatgaatatatatatatatatatattttatatggtgACTTTTTACCTCTGAGGTCAGTCTTGAAGTACATATTGTATTTGATTGTTGCCTCCCAGAGTCATCACTAACAGTCTTATCTCAGGCACAAAAGCCATCAATCCACTGATCTTCGAGCAGAGAATCTGTGCATCTCACTTCCCAGGGGTCCATGGACACTAATGGTTTTAAGGAAATCAATTTCTGTAGCATTTAATTTCTGTAGTATTCTTTCCTAGCATCATACAGATTTCCCTTTCCCCACATCTTCCTTAATATCAGTCCTTCTCACTCCTGACATAAGTAAGGCAAACTCCTTACCTTTCCTAGATTTTACTATGATACATCTCTTAGGGGTATAAACCTTCCAGTAGACAAAACATGGCATAGTTCAACTATTGATTTTAGTACCAAAAATACAATGTAGTATTTCCAGTGTTTCTGGAAAtgctattttatatgtatttctgttaaatatgtataaaaatatttgggCCCTTGTGAGATGCTCTGAAACCAACCAGCAAGATATCAGAGTATAGGCTGTGGGAAGAATACATGCTTTTGCTTCTTAACCTCACTTTTTCCTCCCTTATCTAATATGATAGGAAATACTGTTGGTTCAACTTTCAAGATAGATTCTGACACCAGGTCCCACCTCCTCTGTTACCACCAGGGCCAAACCATGGTCCGCTCTGGTGTGGATTTCTATAAGTTTACCCTAGTAGATGTTCCCAAAgtctaacttttcttccaacaGTCTGTTCTCGATATAACAGTCACAATGGTTTTATTCTACAATGAAATTCAGATCATGGCATTCCTCTCCTACAATTTCCCTCTTCCTGATACCCCTCACTGCACTCAGATTAAAAGCCAAAGTCTTTACCTGACTCACTAGGCTGTGACCTCCCTGACCCCCAGCCCGTTACTCTTCCTCATTCTCACCTTGCTTCAACTGTAGAAGCCTCGGTGCTGTTCCCCAAACCTGCCAGGAGATTTCTCCTTTCATTCTACTTGTTCCTGCCATCTGGAATGCGTTCCCCACATGCCCAGCGGCTCCTTCATCTCCTTCAAGTTTGCTGAAAGTCATCTTCTCAAGGAGGCTTACCCTGGACACTTATATTCATCTCAATCTGTTACTCTATATTATAATATCTGCATCTTCCTGCTATTAATAGAATAGGAGTTCCCTGGGACAGggaattttttgtgttttgttcactgatatacCTCAAGCATTTCACACACCCTGGCACATAatggagctcaataaatatttatttacaatgtgAATGTGCAAAGAGCATGGTATGGCTTGGAGAACAGGTAACTCACCTGCCACACAAAtggaaaataacacaacactTAAAACTGTAAGCACAACGATGCAGCAGTAAAGCTTGGCAGGTGTAACAGGAGATATACTTGCTAGGCATTTCTTTCGGAAATCTTTACCTGTAAATGGAAATGTCATAATCTCAATCTCATGGAAGCAttagaaagaaaaacttaaatgtaTCACAGAATCCACATGTAAAATCAGCTGTACCTCACCTCCCCTATTGCC
This genomic stretch from Cervus elaphus chromosome 22, mCerEla1.1, whole genome shotgun sequence harbors:
- the LOC122680185 gene encoding C-type lectin domain family 2 member D11-like isoform X1, whose translation is MLFLKHDRNMTTTEVSLKILETDPTCRANEEAWRSGKDFRKKCLASISPVTPAKLYCCIVVLTVLSVVLFSICVAVSSRKPDSHVLYVLCPKGWIGFGCKCFNFSEDSKNWTFSQTFCTSREAVLAQFETEEELNFLKRYKGPFDHWIGLSRESSHHAWKWTDNSTYNTSFGMTGDGERGYLNDLGVSSARSYTERKWICSKQITSPCP
- the LOC122680185 gene encoding C-type lectin domain family 2 member D11-like isoform X3 → MLFLKHDRNMTTTEVSLKILETDPTCRANEEAWRSVSSRKPDSHVLYVLCPKGWIGFGCKCFNFSEDSKNWTFSQTFCTSREAVLAQFETEEELNFLKRYKGPFDHWIGLSRESSHHAWKWTDNSTYNTSFGMTGDGERGYLNDLGVSSARSYTERKWICSKQITSPCP
- the LOC122680185 gene encoding C-type lectin domain family 2 member D11-like isoform X2, producing the protein MLFLKHDRNMTTTEVSLKILETDPTCRANEEAWRSGKDFRKKCLASISPVTPAKLYCCIVVLTVLSVVLFSICVAGWIGFGCKCFNFSEDSKNWTFSQTFCTSREAVLAQFETEEELNFLKRYKGPFDHWIGLSRESSHHAWKWTDNSTYNTSFGMTGDGERGYLNDLGVSSARSYTERKWICSKQITSPCP